The Pyrus communis chromosome 8, drPyrComm1.1, whole genome shotgun sequence region ACTACTTTTTTTTACGCAATTTAATTTTATCTACGACTTTAATTATATGTGGATAATGTAGGTTGAGATCAAGAGAACCATTCCGAAAGGTCAAGGGCAATCAAAGGATTTTAGGACAAAGAAGATATTTGTGGGTGGCATTCCATCATCAGTCTCTGAGGGTATGCTTTTATGTTTTATCCTGCTTTCCGTGTTTTCAACTCGGAAGGCTGTTGGTTTCTGATTAGGCTTGCCAAATCAAGCTTGTTTGCACTACCATCTTCATTCCTTTTGCTTGGCTTGCTAAATTTGTGCAGATGAGTTGAAAAGTTTCTTCTCTGAGTATGGGAAAGTGGTAGAACACCAGATCATACGAGATCATGAGACCAATCGATCTCGAGGCTTTGGGTTTGTAATTTTTGACAATGAGGAAGTTGTAGATGAATTGTTATCTAAAGGAAACATGATTGATATGGCGGGTACCCAGGTGAGCTTGTTTAGATGGTCTCCGGGTAAACAGCATGTATACAAAATCCTTTTTGACATGGAGCATCAATGTTTGCATCCTCCTGTTTTGTTAAATCTATGCATTAAAGGGTTGTTATCTTTCGTTTCTGTTAGttattttaataattcaaattatttatttggaaCTAATTTTAGGTGGAGGTTGTTACAGGTATAGGTCTTCTCAGGAGAGGGTGATCACAGTAGCTCCATTTCTAAAAACCTAGGTTAACTAAGTTGCTTTGTTGTAGGTGGAGATCAAGAAAGCTGAACCAAAGAAAGCCTCAAATCCACCATCTGCTCCTGCATATGGTAGCAATTCTAGGGCTCGTTCTTTTAATGATGGCTTTGGTGGATATGGCAGTTCTTATGGTGGTTTTGATGGAGGGTTTGGCCCTGGACCCTATAGGACACCAGGTGGTCTTGGTGGTAGATATGGTGGTGGTTATGGCTACGGTTATGGTAGTGATAGTGGGGAATTTGGCAGTGGTTATGGGAGTTTTGGCAGCAGTAGCTTAGGTGGCTATCGTGGTGAGTCTTCTCTTGGTTATTCTAGCCGCTTTGGACCATATGGTGGTGGTTATGGTGGGGGCTATGGTGCGAGTGGTTTAGGTGGTTATGGCCGAGGCGGTGAAGGCTATGGAAGTTACGGAGGTTCAAACTATGGTGGTGGTGGCTATGACTCTTATCCTGGTGCTACTTATGGTGGAGGAGCAGGTGGACCATATGGAAGGGGGGGATATAGTAGCAGTAGTCGGTACCACCCCTATGGAAGGTAGAAATAGAAGGCGATAGCCGCTACCATCCCTATGCAGGATAGTGATGAAGGATTTCTGATGCAGTTGCTTAAGCTTTTCCCTAGAAGTTTCACACAGATTGCTTAGATTTGTGTCTGGCACTCGGTTAGGCACTTTCTTGGAACCGCTAGAGGCTCCCTATCGTTGCAGTTTGGGAAACTTTTATGGCCAGAAGAGTTTATTAGTCAATTTCTATATTGTATGGTGTAGAAAAACTATGTAGATTGAAACACGGTGTCTGCTACAACGTCTTGTAGTGTCATTTTGATTTAGTATGTTGTAGACTATAGTATCGTATTATGGAGTTTATTACAGTATAATTAGTTATCTAGATAGATGCTCCATGGTTTAATTTATCTGTTTAGCCTAGCCTGTGATGTTCGCTTTAGCATTTGGTCACTTATAATTTGATGCGTTGATACTATTATTCGCGTTTCCTGTCCAGGGCTGTAGTTTGTATGTGCTCATTCATTAGGGTTCTTGTGAGGAATAGAAAAATTACCAAGATACATGATTTTAATGTAGATGAGACTTCAGGGGCATATGTTTTTTCGTTAAGATTCTTTACTATTTGAGCGATTTCCTCAttgtatttattatatttgagCTTGACAGTTTGTCCTagttctttgttttcaaatttctttttgtgtttctGATGATTGTATTTTTGATTGGCAATGACATTCACTCCGGATCTTTGTGTCCGGAGCTTTGGACTGAGAGATCCAAACCGTtcaagagagagggagagagagattcagGCTGTTcaagtttttggatttttatgaAGTGGGTATGTCCGAATCTCTGGACAGAGTCTTGAGTGGATATCAATCCCTTCGAGTGAACAATGTGATACATTGAACTTGGTAATTCCTCAAGGAActattattagcatttcaaaaatcttattctacactcctcacaagtgtattattctttctaattatataaagtttggagtgccaaatgagattattgatgtgctaataacaattctcttttatataattatatttacCCTCTGGCACTCTTTTTTTCTTGGTTGAGGCAATGTCCTTTGTTATATTAAAGGAATCTTAACGAAACgcttttggtactgttcacttttaatgaaaatgatatttttatctTAAAAAGTCACTCCTGATTCTATTCATTTACACCTTTATTGTCTTTCTGATTAAAACCAAAgtttttaaggatttttcgttggttttttatttttttatctcttgCTGGCTGAAAGACGCCATGTTCCAAAATTCCTGCCGAATTTCGAGTTAATTGCCTGACGTGCTAGGCATGGTTATTTAGCATTGTGGATCTTGCTCCAAAGCATCACTCAGAATGGATTGTACTTCGGACAGTGGCTCAGGATGAAACTAGCCACAAGGCTGTTGTTACGTAGGCCCTCCTACTCGAGAAATTTCGATGTAGCCGGAACACGGTATTGTACAAAAAGACGAGCCAAAAACCAAAATCTAGACAAAAAGAAGAGCCAATTTGGTTTAGAAATGTATCATCATATAGTATCAAGTTCAAACATCTATTTACGTGGGGCGGTTTTATACACACgctaatttttatttacacgatattttgttaatttttatcatttgattcgattttattttatttaatttgacggtaaaaaattaagaggagtatgtgGGTTACATATATTTGTTAGTCAAATTCGCATTGTGTGAACGCCTCGTAACTCTCAAGTTTGTAGCTCTTTTTCGTAAATTAGATTGATTTACAATCATTATTGccttgtaacaaaaaaaaaaaatattatcaatCTTTTTGTGGAGAGATTTTTAAGTATGATTGGTACATAGAATGGTACATCACGTATAATTGTATAAGAGATATGTGTATTAAaacgttaataacttaaaaaataaaattttgcatcatttatataaaaacagtGTAGTGTTccgatcacaataaaaaattttcctttttgtgacatgttgactctaaaaaatATTCTTTGTGgccaataaaaacaataaaatatttgtttcattagacaaaaatttacaattatgacaacaaaaataaaagataaaaattaaaaataaaaataaaaacattagaAATATTCGCAGAACAACGTCCGGATCCTCCAACCTTACGAAACACTGAAAATTGGACTCTCTCCTCTGCTtcctcagtctctctctctctctctctctctctctctctctccctctccttttCTCTTCTCTGTTGCCGGCGATTCAGCAAGTGAAGTCCAACACAGTGAGTGATGGGCGGCGAGTTATGCTACGAGATCGCACAAAATGCCTACATAAAGCTGGTGCTCCACGCTCTCAAGCACAAGACCTCTACCGTCAACGGCATCCTCCTCGGCCGCGTCTCTCCGCAGAACGACGTCGTCGAGATCACCGACTCCGTCCCTCTCTTTCACTCCCACATCGGCCTCCTCCCCCAGCTCGAGATCTCCCTCATCCTGGTGGGTCCCTAAatcccctctttctctctcgccACTTTGTTCCTTTAGGGTTTCAGAAACTCGAATTGGGATTTTCCCGGGGAAAAAATGGTGCCCTAACTctgtaatttgattaatttgacCGTTGGGATTGAATTTGGACAGATCGAGGAGCACTTTGCTGCTAAAGGAGTGAGCATTGTGGGGTATTTCCACGCTAACGAGAGGTTTGACGATCACGAGCTCGGTGGCATCGCGAAGAATGTCGGCGATCACATTTATCGCTACCTTCCTCAAGCCGCTATTCTTTTGGTATGCAATTCCTCATTCCATGAAGTTctgtttgtgttttttgttaGTCTTTTTGGTATGGGTTCTTATTTTTGTCGACATTTTATCCATTTCTAGCTAGATAACAGGAAGCTTGAAGCTTTGTCGAAAACTAAGGACCGCAGCCCGGTAGTGCAGGTCGGTATCTTTTACATTTTTCGGTTATGGAAAAGCATGTatcttcgttttttttttttaagattttatgATATGGTAAGTGTACGATTATATTTTATTGGATGAACTGCTTGTAGTCTGGGTTTAGCTAAAAAGTCTGAGAATTTTCTAGGTATCGGTTTTTATGCTTTTCTGGCTTTAAATTAGAGTACTGCTTTGGAATTGTTGACGATGGATGTTGATAAACGTGGGAAGTGAACTATGGCATGTAAGATGGCTTGGGAGCTAAAATTATGTAGTTTGTGTGTTTACAAAGTTTCTAACATGGTTTTTTCAACACTTCCAAGACTGGATAGATTGATGGTAGTCGTCTTACTCaaatataatgaattaaatAGAGGTAAACTCGACGAGTTATAAAGTTGTTTGTCAAGTGGAACACTACCAATGGGATTGGAGGTCAGTCCAAACCTAAATGTGTGGTGGATGAAGCTTTGCCCCTTCTTTATTAACCCTCTTTTAGAACTTAAGAGCGTAGAATGTATTCTCCTAGTTGGGCTGGTCATGTTTGTTAGGTTAAGCTAggaaagtttttattttttcgtgAACCGAGCTGACAAAGTTTTATTAGTCATATATGTTGCCATATTTCTCTCCCTTGCCCCTCCTTCCTCCCTTCCTGTTGTGTAAATACACCATTTAGTTTTCTTTCTTAGTTACGATATAATTTAGCGAATGTACATTTTTCTGGTTTCATAAGCTATTGCTGAAATTTGGTAATACCATAATTCACCTACTTTCTACAAATTTGGTAATTCCATTTTATTCTCTTCAATAGAGGTTTTAATAAAATCTCTGTTTACTTACTACATCTTGAAGAGGTGCTTTGGAGAATCTTTTTCGGACTCCTTACCTATAGAGTTGGTTAAGGAATTTGCAATCGTCCTTAATGTTGTTCGAGTAACGTCACACATGAAGTTCAATATTATTATCCTTTCGGACTCCTCCATCTTCTCTGACATGTTTTTTGTCTTAATGTTAATCTAATCTTGTATTACATGGTTTGTTAGTTGCAGCATAGTTTTCCCTTGATTCTCCCTCCTAATCTCGTTCAAGTTTTTGacctttatttttcttccttatGAAAAATCAGATCTACACAAAGGATGCGTCGAGGACTTGGAAGCTAGTTGGATCTGATGGAAACCAGTTGACCATCAAGGAGCCATCAGCAAATGTTGTTCTACTGGATTATATCTCAACTGAAAAATGGCAGGATGTTGTAGATTTTGATGATCACCTTGATGACATTAGCAAGTGAGTGCAATACACCACTGTCCATGTTATCTTATCTTCAAGCAATTTTAGTATTGAAACTGATGTCGGTTGGAATTGCGTATGACAGGGACTGGCTGAACCCAGAACTATTCAAGTAAAACCTGCCATCATCGTCGGCCTTTGTCATCGCAAATGGCTTCATGGTTAACTCAATTTCTCGTGCTGGGTTTAAGAGGACACACGTGACTTACAAGAGAATTCAGATAGATTTACCTTACTTCCAtttctttcttgtttgtagAAAATTTCGAGATGTAAAAAACTGGATGTCAGTTATCTTCTCATACTTTTTACCTTCGACACCAAAGGGTTTCAGTATATGGTTGGTTGTGGTATTGGAACAAAAATGTCAATTCAGTTTTGCACCTGAAGTTATCTTTCCTTTTCATCAAATTATATTGTTGACTGGGTTTACAATGTTATTCTGTTAGAATACTGGGTGGAAGAGTTTGTGGTGTTTATCATTTTCGTGTAATATCCGTTATCTCAATCTGTCATGCTGTGGCAAATTTGTTATCTTAATAGGTGATTTGATACCGACTTCATTTGTTAGCGGGTCAtgtcgttttgttttgtgttgggTTAACAGATTATACAAGAAATTTTTATGCCTGATGTCTAGATCTGGTAAACGATATCTTTTTAAATCCTTAACCAGTGGCTTGATAGTGATTAGACtcgttaaattatttttaagggGTGATCCAATAATGATCTAACTTGTTAACATATTGACTCAAAATCTGTCATTCTTGTGTTGTTTTATCGGATCAACAGGTTGTGCTAGAAATTGCGAGGCCTAATATCGAGTACACCACATCACATTAGTTatcttttttttagtacaacgatatattttgtaCTAAGAggagggggagttcggctaagtcaCAGAATGGACAacataatttggtatcgaattcgtcatccacgaaaTTCAAACCttagacctctcacttacaagtgaagagaaataccatcagggcgtagtactgagtggcatCACATTAGTTATTACTCGTAAGAAAATTATAGTTCAAGTGGTTAAAAGCATTTGCACTTGCACTCAAGTGTTAGGTTGGTGATGTCAAGTCTTGACATTTAAGATTTCATAGTCAATAGGCTCTCCCAATTTTATGAACGAATTTTTGATATATGATAACGATAGCATTAGTAGATAACATGTCAATAGCAAACACTGTTGAcgtttttaaaaccaaatgcCAAACCCCAAAGCTTTAGAAGCGCCTTATATAAAACCCAAGGCCGACGCTTCAGAGAATCAAAAGTGAAGAAAAACCGTTGAAAGGCAACGACCTTTTGAAAAGTCTCAATGCTTTCAACGGTCACTTGCCTCCATCTTCCTCCTCTGAACCACAATACAGACTCTCACACTCCCCAAACCCGCACAGCAACCCACCTCCTCCACAGCTTCGCCTCCCCATCAGAGCTCAGACAACTCCACGCCCACCTCATCAAAACCAACTCTCCTCTCacttccctccctccctctcgaATCGCCTTCGTTTGCTCTCTCAACTCCAGCTTCTCCTACGCCCGGAAACTCTTCCAACATCTCGAAACCCCCGAGACAGAAGCCTGGAACTCGTGCCTGAAAGCCTTCGCCGAAGGCAACGACCCCATTGATGCAATTCTTCTTTTTAACCAGTTGCAGAGCTTTTGTGTTTCGCCGGATAGTTTTACACTTTCTTTCGTTCTGAAGGCGTGTACACGTTTGTTGGACGTTTCCAAAGGCAGAGGGATACATGGGTATGTAGAGAAACTTGGGTTTCAGTCGAATTTGTTTCTGATGAATATGATTCTGAATTTGTATACTTTGTGTGGCGGAGAGCGAGATGCGCGGTTGGTGTTTGATAAAATGCCGCAGAGGGATGTTGTGACGTGGAATATAATGATAACCCAGTTGGTAAAGAGGGGTGAAATTAAGGGGGCGTATGACTTGTTTTCGCAGATGCCCGGTAGAAGTGTGAGGTCATGGACGTTGATGATTTCGGGGTTTGTTCAATGCGGGAAGCCTAAGGAGGCTATTGGTTTGTTTTTGGAGATGGAAGAGGCTGGCGTGAAGCCAAATGAGGTGACCGTAGTGGCTGTTCTTGCTGCATGTGCTGATTTGGGGGACTTGGATTTGGGTAGGAGAATTCATGAGTACTCGAACCAAAGTGGGTTTAGTAGAAATGTTCGCGTTTCCAATACTTTGATTGAAATGTATGTCAAATGTGGATGCTTGGAGGATGCCTGTAAAGTTTTCGATGGGATGAAAGGGCGAACGGTTGTGTCATGGTCAGCGATGATTGCAGGGCTTGCCGTGCATGGACAAGCTGAGGAAGCTTTGAGACTTTTCTCTGAGATGATTGAGAAAGGCATGGATCCGAATGATGTAACCTTTGTAGGACTCTTGCATGCTTGTAGCCACATTGGGTATGTGGATCAGGGTCGTGAATTCTTCACCAGCATGACTAACGATTATGGTATAGTTCCTAAAATTGAGCACTACGGTTGCATGGTTGATCTTTTGAGTAGGGCAGGGCTCCTTCAAGAGGCTCACGAGTTTATCATTAACATGCCTATCAAGCCCAATAGTGTCGTATGGGGAGCTCTCCTTGGCGGATGCAAAGTTCACAAAAACATTGAACTGGCTGAAGAAGCAACAAAGCACCTTTCTGAATTAGATCCACTTAATGATGGATACTATGTCGTTTTGTCAAACATTTATGCCGAAGCACAACGGTGGGAAGACACAGCAAGAGTGAGAAAGTTAATGAGGGATCGAGGTGTGAAGAAAACTCCCGGCTGGAGTTCAATCACACTGGATGGAGTAGTTTATGAGTTTGTTGCTGGGGATGAAACCCATCCGCAAGCTCAGGAGATTGTCCAAATGTGGGAGAAACTAGTTGAGAAAATGAAGCTGAAGGGTTATGTGCCTAACACCTCAGTTGTTCTGCTAGACATAGAAGAGGGCCAGAAGGAAAAATTTCTCTATCGTCACAGCGAGAAACTAGCACTAGTTTTCGGGTTGATCAACACATTACCTGGAACACCAATTCGAATTCTGAAGAATCTTCGTGTTTGTGAGGACTGTCATGCTGCTTTCAAACTTATATCAGCAATTGTTGATAGAGAGATTGTTGTACGTGACCGGAATCGGTTCCATTGTTTCAAAGATGGTTCTTGCTCCTGCAAGGATTACTGGTAAGAGCATCTAGACTCCTAATTAAGAACATTATACGGTTCAACTGACATCATtggattatttttttagttttaaagcATGGTTTGCATCTATGGCTccaaattatgaaaaataaacataCTATTTGAGTGCACAAGACTAAAACTTGTCTGCAAAGTAATTCAaactaattaactaaattgcTACATCTTTCCGAACCGGCCATGATGGTGAATATCATCACCATCGTCAAAATTAGAACAACTGGGCTATGGTTTGCTACGTTCTAGGATGATTTAGAAGCATATCTTATTAGAGAACTGGACACCCTTTAGTCTCTATCACTGGTGCTGTCGGACACTTGGCCAACGGACAATGGTTGTCTTGTTCCAGACCCAACCACTTTGGACAATATCCCTGGATTGGAGTGTGACATATAGGATAACTGCTGTAAAGGCCACACTGGCATCCAAAGCAGCTTATAGGATGTAGTTATGCCTTGCCCATCACTTCTTGTACTTTCTGTGAACATATAAGTTGAAGACAAGTCCAAATGCAAACCATGACAAATAGTTTTCGGCTTTTGCCGGTGGTAATGAACCTGTTGATCCAAGAAGTATAGGCATGATTATGTGCTGAATCCACTTTTTATCGGGGAACTTTTTATGGAGTAGCCAACTGGGAATAGGCAACAAAAAGCCAAGGAGAAAGAACCGGTTCAACTCGGGGTAGTTTCCTTTTTAGTGAACATTCTGAGTGGGCCTATGACTCTCCATATCATTGAAGGATTGTAGAGCACATCATCTCCGGGACATGTCCACGGACTTCCCTCTAGCAACTTTTCCGGATCACAGATGTTCTCCATAGTCGGGAGAAGCCACTAAGATGTGCCAAAGAAGGCACCTGCAGCCGTCAGTGGTCCGGCTAACTGCTGAAACAGATGTTACTAAACATCAATGCCTGTGGCATGCTGATATATCCATAGGTCTTGAAAACAACATTAGCAAGAGGCTTCCATGGGTGCATATACCCGATAATTAACTCTCTAATTATGTTGAGCCCTGGTTGCTTGGCTGCACAGTAAATATTGAAATGAGAAGTAAAAGGTATGTTATTGCTAAGTTATGAAACGGTGGACCAGTCAAGGGCAAACAAGCCAATTCCGAGGCCCCTGAGGCTGGAATCAATCTGTTGCGGCGGCGATGGAGTCCTTCCAAATCCAACGGACGAAGGAGAGTGCTGTTAGGGAAGGGAAGAAGCTTGGGACAATGTAGTAAGCAAAGCTGCATATGAAAACAATGAGAAAGAATTACATCTTAGTTCCGCCTCCTTTGgctctcttctctcttcatGCAATGCCCTGCCATTAATTCACATTTTATAAGTTTAGTCAATTCGAGGAGCGG contains the following coding sequences:
- the LOC137742205 gene encoding heterogeneous nuclear ribonucleoprotein 1-like; protein product: MGSKSNPGHPHSGDGASPGKIFIGGLAKDTTYATFTKHFGKYGEIVDSVIMKDRFTGTPRGFGFITYADPSVVDTVIEETHVINGKEVEIKRTIPKGQGQSKDFRTKKIFVGGIPSSVSEDELKSFFSEYGKVVEHQIIRDHETNRSRGFGFVIFDNEEVVDELLSKGNMIDMAGTQVEIKKAEPKKASNPPSAPAYGSNSRARSFNDGFGGYGSSYGGFDGGFGPGPYRTPGGLGGRYGGGYGYGYGSDSGEFGSGYGSFGSSSLGGYRGESSLGYSSRFGPYGGGYGGGYGASGLGGYGRGGEGYGSYGGSNYGGGGYDSYPGATYGGGAGGPYGRGGYSSSSRYHPYGR
- the LOC137743392 gene encoding ER membrane protein complex subunit 8/9 homolog, whose protein sequence is MGGELCYEIAQNAYIKLVLHALKHKTSTVNGILLGRVSPQNDVVEITDSVPLFHSHIGLLPQLEISLILIEEHFAAKGVSIVGYFHANERFDDHELGGIAKNVGDHIYRYLPQAAILLLDNRKLEALSKTKDRSPVVQIYTKDASRTWKLVGSDGNQLTIKEPSANVVLLDYISTEKWQDVVDFDDHLDDISKDWLNPELFK
- the LOC137742270 gene encoding pentatricopeptide repeat-containing protein At4g21065-like, encoding MLSTVTCLHLPPLNHNTDSHTPQTRTATHLLHSFASPSELRQLHAHLIKTNSPLTSLPPSRIAFVCSLNSSFSYARKLFQHLETPETEAWNSCLKAFAEGNDPIDAILLFNQLQSFCVSPDSFTLSFVLKACTRLLDVSKGRGIHGYVEKLGFQSNLFLMNMILNLYTLCGGERDARLVFDKMPQRDVVTWNIMITQLVKRGEIKGAYDLFSQMPGRSVRSWTLMISGFVQCGKPKEAIGLFLEMEEAGVKPNEVTVVAVLAACADLGDLDLGRRIHEYSNQSGFSRNVRVSNTLIEMYVKCGCLEDACKVFDGMKGRTVVSWSAMIAGLAVHGQAEEALRLFSEMIEKGMDPNDVTFVGLLHACSHIGYVDQGREFFTSMTNDYGIVPKIEHYGCMVDLLSRAGLLQEAHEFIINMPIKPNSVVWGALLGGCKVHKNIELAEEATKHLSELDPLNDGYYVVLSNIYAEAQRWEDTARVRKLMRDRGVKKTPGWSSITLDGVVYEFVAGDETHPQAQEIVQMWEKLVEKMKLKGYVPNTSVVLLDIEEGQKEKFLYRHSEKLALVFGLINTLPGTPIRILKNLRVCEDCHAAFKLISAIVDREIVVRDRNRFHCFKDGSCSCKDYW